In the Dictyostelium discoideum AX4 chromosome 6 chromosome, whole genome shotgun sequence genome, aatatgataataaagagtcaaatttattcaaaaaagaTACCGGCAACATCAATACCGTCAGTATCAGAAATGGTTCAAGTATTGTATGAAAAAGCATCAACCAATGAAACCATTAGTATTATATTAAGGCATTCagagaaattaatgaaattcgAAGGTGAATTCTTTTATTctctatttaaaattgaagagTTTACCGATCATCCAGTTTGTTTATACCTTTTATCAGAGATTCCCACTGAAAGAATTCTATCAACtggtaaagaatttaaacCAATTAGAAATATTCATTTCCCACAATATGAACCAAATGAAATTTGTtcaatagttttaaattttaaaccaaatttctcaataattaattataatcaaaataataatgatagtaataatagtaataataataataataataataatcatttaaaattaaaagaagaagacaatattaaattatataacaAATTGGTTGAATTAGTAGTTAGAGTATTTCATACAACTACTAGAGATATCATTGATATTATATTCGTTTGTCATAATTTATTTCCAAATTATATTGAACCGATTTATAATGGTACATGTGGAGTTGAAGATAGTGATTCAATACTTTATCAAAATATTGAAagtaaaattgtaaaatcatTAAGAAACATAACTGAAAAGGATGAAATTGTATTAGAGGATCAAAAGAGACAACAAGAAACCTATCAAATATATCCACCACAACAAGTTCCACAACAACAGAAACAAcaagagaaagaaaaagaaaaagaaaaaggaaGACAACTTGCAAGTTATAGTGATGCTAAAAACATACCATATCATATGAAGATCGTTTTAATTTCATGTTTTCTAGCATCATCATTCT is a window encoding:
- the orcE gene encoding origin recognition complex subunit 5, encoding MIETSKRSRIINKINNVVISDYKGAIFVWGPKSTGKYTTIKHVLESNSRIYCEADCNEHYSTASLFRSLLSTLRNINKFGRRKPINYDDDDEYINNDINKDNEEDNNNNNNNNNNNNNNNNNNNNNNNNNNNDGYDDGYDDDYDYKDKSLNERIELLKINDLSKEFNNMIIKSQIYSKKIPATSIPSVSEMVQVLYEKASTNETISIILRHSEKLMKFEGEFFYSLFKIEEFTDHPVCLYLLSEIPTERILSTGKEFKPIRNIHFPQYEPNEICSIVLNFKPNFSIINYNQNNNDSNNSNNNNNNNNHLKLKEEDNIKLYNKLVELVVRVFHTTTRDIIDIIFVCHNLFPNYIEPIYNGTCGVEDSDSILYQNIESKIVKSLRNITEKDEIVLEDQKRQQETYQIYPPQQVPQQQKQQEKEKEKEKGRQLASYSDAKNIPYHMKIVLISCFLASSFSRNKDKLLYTKEAVKRQSLSNEKTTGSKWFHFQRAREIGYKLFPSEKKALFQESIFKSLASLKYLETISSIEPAFTYKFKCTRRVHLEFIKQISASINFKIDTYLEAAQFQIISK